The following is a genomic window from Adhaeribacter radiodurans.
CCGCGATAAAGTTCGCTTATACGCCGATACGCCGGAAGCGGGTTCGCCGGAAGAACAAGCTAAATTAATTAAATTCCGGACAGAGGATCAAGGATATACCTGGCTGAAAATGGATATTTCCATTGGCGAACTAAAAGGCAAACCCGGCACCGTGGTAAACTCTAAATTCTGGGAAAATGCGCAGGGCAACTTGGCGCAGTGGGGCGACCAAAGCAATTACATGTCTTATGGCAATACCTTGCACCCATTCACGCAAATTCAAATTACCGATAAAGGCTTTGAAGAATTGGCTAAAATTGCGGAAAATGTGCGCAGCATGGTGGGTTACGATATTCCGATTTCTACGGACCACTACGGCCACTTCGATCATAACAACGGTATCCGGTTAGGTAAAGCTTTAGAAAAATACCGCTTAGCCTGGTTAGAAGATATCATCTCCTGGGAATATACTGATCATTGGAAAACCATATCGGATGCTTTAGAAACTCCAACTACTACCGGCGAAGATATTTACCTGCTGAAATACTTTAAGCCTTTAATTGACAAAAAAGCGGTTGATATTATTCACCCGGATTTAGCTAGTTCTGGTGGTTTATTGGAAACCAAGCGCATCGGTGATTACGCCGAAGAAGCGGGTATTGCCATGGCTATGCACCAGGCCGGTACGCCGGTATCATTTATGGCCAACGTGCATTGCGCGGCGGCTACGCAAAACTTCCTGGCGCTGGAGCACCACTCCGTAGATTTACCTTGGTGGGAAAGTTTAGTAAAAACTACCGATGGCAGAAAAATGATTACCAAAGGTTACGCCAATGTACCGTTATCTGCTCCTGGGTTAGGCATTGAGCTAAACGAAGATGTGGTAAAACAACACCTGGATAAAAGAGATAAAACGTTTTTTGCCCCAACCAAAGAGTGGGATGAAAGACGTTCGCATGACCGTATATTTAGTTAATTTAAAAATAAAGCGGATGGCCTTGCGGCTTTCCGCTTTATTTTTTAGCTTTTATTTAAAAAGCCACTTCAGGCACCAGGAAAATTATTTCGTTACGAATAATAGTTTATACTTTGAAAAAGAACAGCATTTATAAAGTAGCCCTGGGGGTAGCAGCCGTTGCTCTGCTGGCGGCACTTGTATTTATTTTTAGCGGCAACAACGCGCAGGCGGGTCCTTTATTTATTTTATTTTTTGTTGCTTTAGGAGTTGGTTTCCGGGGTTTTGCCGTTACAAAAGGCTTTGCCTATACCATGATGATTTTTGCTGCGGTAACTACCGCGCTCAATTTTCCGCAGTATTTCGTGGAAGTAAACGGATTTAAATTTGCCGCACTCATTACGCCACTTATTCAAATAATTATGTTTGGCATGGGTACCGAAATGGGTTTGAAAGATTTTGCCGGCGTTTTAAAAATGCCGAAAGCAGTATTAATTGGCTTAGTAGGTCACTTTACGGTAATGCCTTTGCTGGGATTTTCTCTTGCCAAAGCGTTTGGTTTTCCCCCGGAAATCGCGGCGGGTGTAGTTTTAATTGGCAGCATGCCTTGCGGCTTAGCGTCTAACGTAATGTCGTACCTGGCTAATGCGAATTTGGCTTTATCGGTAACCCTTACTGCAGTAGCTACTTTGCTGGCTCCTTTCTTAACTCCTATGTGGATGAAAATTCTTGGTGGTCAGTTTGTGGAAGTGGATGTTCTGGATATGATGTGGGATATCGTGAAAATGGTGATTTTCCCGATTGGTGGCGGTTTGTTGTTCAACAAGTTTTTTAAAGGCAAAGCCGACTGGGTAGATAAAGCCATGCCTTTGGTTTCAATGATCGGGATTGCCTTTATTATTACCATTATTACGGCAGCTGGTCGCGATAACCTGATTGTTATTGGTCCGGCTTTAATCGTGTGCGCCCTTATCCATAATACCGGTGGTTATTTGTTCGGCTACTGGATTGGCCGTTTGTTTGGTTTAAAAGAGCGCGATGCCCGTACAATTGCCATTGAGGTGGGTATGCAAAACGGCGGTTTAGCTTCTGGATTGGCCAAAGAAATGGGGAAAGCCGCAACCATTGGTTTAGCTCCCGCAGTATTTGGTCCGTTAATGAACATAACCGGCTCTATCCTGGCCTCTTACTGGCACCGCAAACCGCCCCGCGACGAGGAGGAAACCTTAAACCTGGAAGTGAATGAGCTAGCCGTTAAATCTTAAGCGGCATGCACCAGGTAAAATCCAGGAACCGGTAAAATTAAAAATTTTTACAAATTGTAGATTTTTAGATGAAAAAAATATATGTCTTGTGCCTCCTTTGGGTAGGACTTTCTTGGAGTAGTTGGGCGCAAACCGCCGATGAAAAGCAAGTAGCCGCTGCCGTAGAAATTTTTAAAAATGCCTTAACCACTGCCGATAAAAAATTGCTGGAGTCTATAACTGCCGACGAGCTAAGCTATGGACACTCCAGCGGAAAAGTAGAAGATAAGGCTGCTTTTGTGAATGGCGTATTAAACGACCCGATTAAGTTTAATATTATTGATTTACAAGATCAAACCATCCGGGTGGCGGGTAATACGGCTTTGGTGCGGCACGCTTTTAATGCCAAGATTACGAATAACGGTACGCCCGGCGAAATCAAAATCCGGAATTTACTGGTATGGCAAAAGCAGAAAGGGCAATGGAAACTTCTGGCCCGGCAAGCTTTTAAAGTGCCTTGATTTTTAAATTTTAATCATTTTGGCTATGCCATACTGAGGTTTAATTAGGTTGTAATAATAGGAATTGCTCCCGTAAAAACCACAATAAATTATCTCACAACTTCCTTAATTTTAATAAACGAAAGTATAATGAATAAGAAATTATTGCTAGTTGGCGCTCTTGCTTTAAGCGGATTTTTGGCAAATGCGCAAGTACGGGTAGGCTCCACGTCCGAAACAGTAAAAGCCTTGACTTCTAACTGGAAAGGCGAGCGTTTTCCGGATGGTCGCCCCAAAGTATCGGATTTAGTTTTGGAGCGTTTACAGAATTGTACTTTAGAACAAATTTGGGGTTATTTGGGCAATAAAGGCTACCGCAACCAGGTAGAGAAAAACTGGGTTATTTTAAAACCCGGCGAAACCATGACGGGCCG
Proteins encoded in this region:
- a CDS encoding mandelate racemase/muconate lactonizing enzyme family protein; its protein translation is MKSILQKIIAQNKQQEKETADAMQAEIKDPQTSDSRRSFLKKSALGGISLGAFMGLSFEDTIAQTTSKVKRASNPSELKITDMRYALTSVLGGTAIIRIDTNQGIYGLGEVRDGADPRYALMLKSRILGMNPCNVEMIFKAIKQFGGQSRQAGGVCAVEMALWDLCGKAYNVPAWQLLGGRYRDKVRLYADTPEAGSPEEQAKLIKFRTEDQGYTWLKMDISIGELKGKPGTVVNSKFWENAQGNLAQWGDQSNYMSYGNTLHPFTQIQITDKGFEELAKIAENVRSMVGYDIPISTDHYGHFDHNNGIRLGKALEKYRLAWLEDIISWEYTDHWKTISDALETPTTTGEDIYLLKYFKPLIDKKAVDIIHPDLASSGGLLETKRIGDYAEEAGIAMAMHQAGTPVSFMANVHCAAATQNFLALEHHSVDLPWWESLVKTTDGRKMITKGYANVPLSAPGLGIELNEDVVKQHLDKRDKTFFAPTKEWDERRSHDRIFS
- a CDS encoding bile acid:sodium symporter family protein, with the protein product MKKNSIYKVALGVAAVALLAALVFIFSGNNAQAGPLFILFFVALGVGFRGFAVTKGFAYTMMIFAAVTTALNFPQYFVEVNGFKFAALITPLIQIIMFGMGTEMGLKDFAGVLKMPKAVLIGLVGHFTVMPLLGFSLAKAFGFPPEIAAGVVLIGSMPCGLASNVMSYLANANLALSVTLTAVATLLAPFLTPMWMKILGGQFVEVDVLDMMWDIVKMVIFPIGGGLLFNKFFKGKADWVDKAMPLVSMIGIAFIITIITAAGRDNLIVIGPALIVCALIHNTGGYLFGYWIGRLFGLKERDARTIAIEVGMQNGGLASGLAKEMGKAATIGLAPAVFGPLMNITGSILASYWHRKPPRDEEETLNLEVNELAVKS
- a CDS encoding nuclear transport factor 2 family protein, translated to MKKIYVLCLLWVGLSWSSWAQTADEKQVAAAVEIFKNALTTADKKLLESITADELSYGHSSGKVEDKAAFVNGVLNDPIKFNIIDLQDQTIRVAGNTALVRHAFNAKITNNGTPGEIKIRNLLVWQKQKGQWKLLARQAFKVP